A genomic window from Gossypium hirsutum isolate 1008001.06 chromosome D10, Gossypium_hirsutum_v2.1, whole genome shotgun sequence includes:
- the LOC107897344 gene encoding uncharacterized protein: MEQNLPVITKRVWSIVRALLFMMRKGIFSKKKFMVDLNMVLKRGKIAGAKAIGNLMFHHHHRQVSPKCSMDVSTAAVAKAAVQEYEFSCSNTPNYSFPFNLAAKKKNGGIHNYYHHFFGCAHAPPTHEDDMVTMNAVKVVLEMLNNNDNTMMEATVAASPMLPGFGQTPLARQLRITDSPFPLRDVDEDNGYVDKAAEDFINRFYKDLRQQDKRLSEL; encoded by the coding sequence ATGGAGCAAAATTTGCCAGTGATCACCAAAAGAGTGTGGAGCATTGTGAGGGCACTTCTTTTCATGATGAGAAAAGGGATTTTCTCAAAGAAAAAGTTCATGGTTGATCTCAACATGGTGCTTAAACGTGGCAAAATCGCCGGCGCCAAAGCCATTGGCAACCTCATGTTCCACCATCACCACCGCCAAGTCTCACCCAAGTGTTCCATGGATGTGTCCACGGCGGCGGTGGCCAAAGCAGCAGTCCAAGAGTACGAGTTCAGTTGCAGCAACACCCCCAACTACTCCTTCCCTTTCAACCTCGCCGCCAAGAAGAAGAACGGCGGCATTCACAACTACTACCACCACTTCTTCGGGTGCGCCCATGCTCCTCCTACCCACGAAGACGACATGGTGACCATGAACGCCGTGAAGGTTGTCTTGGAGATGCTTAACAACAACGACAACACCATGATGGAAGCTACTGTTGCTGCATCCCCTATGTTACCAGGGTTCGGACAAACCCCATTGGCCAGGCAACTTAGGATAACCGACTCCCCATTTCCGTTAAGGGATGTTGATGAAGACAACGGCTACGTAGACAAAGCTGCGGAGGATTTCATTAACAGGTTTTACAAGGATTTAAGGCAGCAAGATAAGAGACTGTCCGAGTTGTAA